A single window of Synechococcus sp. C9 DNA harbors:
- a CDS encoding photosystem II reaction center protein K produces MELTLLLAKLPEAYAIFDPLVDILPVIPVFFLLLAFVWQAAIGFR; encoded by the coding sequence ATGGAACTGACCTTACTCCTGGCCAAACTCCCAGAAGCCTACGCCATCTTTGACCCCTTGGTGGACATTTTGCCGGTGATTCCCGTCTTTTTCCTGCTGTTGGCCTTCGTTTGGCAAGCGGCCATTGGGTTTCGTTAA